The DNA window GGCGAGCCCCGAGTGCCCAGAACTGGACAGAGAATGGGGACCGAACGATTAGGCAGGACCTCTGCACacgccgcgaagagaagcgagCGCACCAAATCCTTCGGTCGCTTGAAGGCCTCCAGAGTGGCGAATGAAACGCTCCCGGACGGCGCAATCCTCGCGGGGCTTTTGGTGTTCCGGGTCGTGAACGGCCTCGTTTTGAAGTCGTCTTTCAACCCCGACGAGCACTGGCAGTCCAGCGAAGTTGCACACCACCTCGTGTTTGGCTATGGCTTCCTCACTTGGGAATGGGAGCCGTGCATTGCGCTGCGGAGTGTCGTTCACCCCGCCCTCTTTGCGGCGGTGTATtggctgctcgcgcgcgttgGCCTGGACAGCCCGTCTCTCGTGGCTCTCGCGCCACGCGTTTTGCAGAGTATTATCGCTGCGTTCACTGACTACGGGACGTACAGGCTCGCCAAGGCCTGGTACCCTCTCTCCAGGGGCCCTGAAGGCCGGCGCTGCGACAACGCTGACACCTCCTCGCGGGCAACGCCTTATTCTCTGGCCTACTTCGCCCTTATCTGCTCTGTCTTCAGCTGGTTCAACTTCTTCTGCATTCCTCGGACATACTCGAACTGCCTCGAGGCTGCTCTGAACGTGTGGAGTCTGCTATTCTTTGCagaggtctccgcggcggcgtacACGCATGCGTTGATCGCGTCCAGTGCCGAAGCGCCGAGGAGCCCCTCCGTAACTCCCAGGCAGCCGAACGGGGCTGACAAGTTCAGCAGGAGTGCGGTTTCCACTGGGGAGGTGCAACAGAGTGCTCCACATAGAGTTTATGCACACGACCTCCGGGGGCGGGCGCTACCTGAAAGCAAGATGCGATTCAGGCATCGTTCGCGCATTGCGTGGGCACTGGTGTTGGCTGCGATCAGCGTGCTCGTGCGGCCGACGGCCGCGATCTTCTGGTCAGTTTTCTGCTTATGTAAACTGGCGCAGCTCTCCAGTATCGGTACTCCAGAAAACATGCGGAGGGATCCTgcggagcgccagcggctcACACTTTTGAAACCCGCTAGTTTTTTCAGGCTGTGCGTCGTTATTGGCGTGGCAGCAGTTACGTTTGGCGCTGTATGTGACTCACTGTTCTACGGGTTCGTCACCTTCCCTCCCTGGAATTTTGTGAAGTTCAATCTTTTCTCTGACCCCGGGCGCTTTTATGGATCGCAGCCGTGGCACTATTTTCTCTTGGAAGCGCCGGGAGTCGTTCTCCTATCGTTTTATCCAGTACTGGCTGTTGGCGTCACGGTCTGGTGGGCGGCGTTGGCAGCCACGCTTGGAAAGCCACCGGCACGGAAGGCTGCCTCAGGCGAAGCGTCAGCGCGCCCAATCTGCTGTGTACCTTTCACACGGCTAGCACAGGGGTTCATACTGAGGGATGATGGCGCCACGATTCTCGCTACAGCATTCTCACTGGTGTCGCTTTCGCTTGCAACGCACAAGGAATACCGTTTCATGGTGCCCTTTCTCCCCCCACTAC is part of the Besnoitia besnoiti strain Bb-Ger1 chromosome XII, whole genome shotgun sequence genome and encodes:
- a CDS encoding putative mannosyltransferase (encoded by transcript BESB_024150) — protein: MGTERLGRTSAHAAKRSERTKSFGRLKASRVANETLPDGAILAGLLVFRVVNGLVLKSSFNPDEHWQSSEVAHHLVFGYGFLTWEWEPCIALRSVVHPALFAAVYWLLARVGLDSPSLVALAPRVLQSIIAAFTDYGTYRLAKAWYPLSRGPEGRRCDNADTSSRATPYSLAYFALICSVFSWFNFFCIPRTYSNCLEAALNVWSLLFFAEVSAAAYTHALIASSAEAPRSPSVTPRQPNGADKFSRSAVSTGEVQQSAPHRVYAHDLRGRALPESKMRFRHRSRIAWALVLAAISVLVRPTAAIFWSVFCLCKLAQLSSIGTPENMRRDPAERQRLTLLKPASFFRLCVVIGVAAVTFGAVCDSLFYGFVTFPPWNFVKFNLFSDPGRFYGSQPWHYFLLEAPGVVLLSFYPVLAVGVTVWWAALAATLGKPPARKAASGEASARPICCVPFTRLAQGFILRDDGATILATAFSLVSLSLATHKEYRFMVPFLPPLLIFTGIGLGRIVVGRDVILRQLVVSPLHQETPRQSPAKPHRASGWLKFSLGAIFAVQGVAAIICSFFHQMGASGIVGRLQAVPETATVFFLTSCHELPFYSHVHRRIRMGFLDCSPRVDDDMLPMNWQQRFWRGTKEERVAFLDALFPVHPQESAVVSPSLPPSDAYSNVEIASDPWTNSWFGNAKTRQVMAPQNPAKCLDYRFSVPLEARRAPTHLVVPSVLVADLAEWLAQRGYEEAGDPVFDAVFAETPAGDVRWQYLHVFENRT